From one Streptomyces sp. CA-210063 genomic stretch:
- a CDS encoding TetR/AcrR family transcriptional regulator codes for MTAIEQTEAARPRGTRLPRRARRNQLLGAAQEVFVAQGYHSAAMDDIAERAGVSKPVLYQHFPGKLDLYLALLDQHCESLIQAVRGALASTTDNKQRVRATIDAYFAYVEDEGGAFRLVFESDLTNEPAVRERVDKVTNECAEAIRDVIAEDTGLSRAESMLLASGLGGLAQVVARSWLHSDRSVPREEAVQLLASLAWRGIAGFPLHGIDHH; via the coding sequence GTGACAGCCATCGAGCAGACAGAGGCGGCGCGCCCGCGGGGCACGCGCCTGCCGCGCCGAGCCCGACGTAACCAGTTGCTGGGCGCCGCCCAGGAAGTCTTCGTGGCCCAGGGGTACCACTCGGCCGCGATGGACGACATCGCCGAACGCGCCGGAGTCAGCAAGCCGGTGCTCTACCAGCACTTCCCCGGCAAGCTCGACCTCTACCTGGCCCTGCTGGACCAGCACTGCGAGTCCCTGATCCAGGCCGTACGCGGCGCACTCGCGTCGACGACCGACAACAAGCAGCGCGTCCGGGCCACCATCGACGCCTACTTCGCGTACGTCGAGGACGAGGGCGGCGCCTTCCGGCTGGTCTTCGAGTCCGACCTGACGAACGAGCCCGCCGTGCGCGAGCGCGTCGACAAGGTCACCAACGAGTGCGCCGAAGCCATCCGCGACGTCATCGCCGAGGACACCGGCCTGTCGCGCGCGGAATCGATGCTCCTCGCCTCGGGCCTGGGCGGCCTCGCCCAGGTGGTGGCGCGCTCCTGGCTGCACAGCGACCGCAGCGTCCCGCGCGAGGAGGCGGTCCAGCTGCTGGCCTCGCTGGCCTGGCGCGGCATCGCCGGCTTCCCCCTGCACGGCATCGACCACCACTGA
- a CDS encoding alpha/beta fold hydrolase, with protein MSSTELPSLLTATASPKASAVRVAPGERLRSVRLPGITLSVRSRPPAREGLPPALFVHGLGGSSQNWSALMPLLDGLVAGEALDLPGFGDSPPPDDGNYSVTGHARAVIRYLDSTGRGPVHLFGNSLGGAITTRVAALRPDLVRTLTLVSPALPELLVQRTAVPTAMLALPGMSALFTRFTKGWSAEQRVRGVTALCYGDPGRVTEEGFRNAVEEMERRLRLPYMWDALTRSARGLVDAYTLGGQHSLWRQAERVLAPTLLVYGRRDQLVGYRMAQRAVRTFRDSRLVSLPDAGHVAMMEYPEAVASAFRELLADTGRSSGGAGSAPPGSGSADWESGADAHSASVRSASASVGSVSASVGSASASVRVSREGGPVRGRGSAAADGDESAADGPPTGSPGGGS; from the coding sequence ATGTCTTCGACCGAGCTGCCGTCCCTCCTGACCGCCACCGCGTCGCCGAAGGCGAGTGCCGTGCGTGTGGCGCCCGGCGAACGGCTGAGGTCGGTCCGGCTGCCGGGGATCACCCTGTCGGTGCGGTCGAGACCGCCGGCGCGCGAGGGACTGCCGCCCGCCCTGTTCGTGCACGGCCTGGGCGGTTCCTCGCAGAACTGGTCCGCGCTGATGCCGCTGCTCGACGGACTCGTGGCCGGCGAGGCACTCGATCTCCCCGGTTTCGGCGACTCGCCACCGCCGGACGACGGCAACTACTCCGTCACGGGACACGCGCGCGCGGTCATCCGTTACCTCGACTCCACCGGGCGCGGCCCCGTGCACCTCTTCGGCAACTCGCTCGGCGGCGCGATCACCACCCGCGTCGCCGCCCTGCGCCCCGACCTCGTCCGCACCCTGACCCTCGTGTCGCCCGCCCTGCCGGAGCTCCTGGTGCAGCGGACCGCCGTGCCCACCGCGATGCTCGCGCTGCCGGGCATGTCGGCGCTCTTCACCCGCTTCACCAAGGGCTGGAGCGCCGAGCAGCGCGTACGGGGCGTCACCGCGCTCTGCTACGGCGACCCCGGCCGCGTCACGGAGGAAGGCTTCCGCAACGCCGTGGAGGAGATGGAGCGGCGCCTCCGACTGCCGTACATGTGGGACGCGTTGACGCGGTCCGCCCGCGGGCTCGTGGACGCGTACACCCTGGGCGGGCAGCACTCGCTCTGGCGTCAGGCCGAGCGCGTCCTCGCCCCGACGCTCCTCGTCTACGGCCGCCGCGACCAGCTCGTCGGCTACCGCATGGCCCAGCGCGCCGTCCGTACCTTCCGTGACTCCCGCCTCGTCTCCCTGCCGGACGCGGGGCATGTGGCGATGATGGAGTACCCGGAGGCGGTCGCCTCGGCGTTCCGTGAACTGCTCGCGGACACGGGCAGGTCGAGCGGCGGGGCGGGTTCGGCGCCGCCCGGTTCGGGGTCGGCGGATTGGGAGTCGGGTGCGGATGCGCATTCGGCTTCGGTGCGTTCGGCTTCGGCTTCCGTGGGTTCCGTCTCGGCCTCGGTGGGTTCGGCTTCGGCTTCCGTCCGTGTGTCGCGTGAGGGCGGCCCGGTGCGCGGACGCGGTTCGGCTGCCGCCGACGGTGACGAATCGGCCGCGGACGGGCCTCCGACGGGCTCGCCCGGCGGGGGGAGCTGA
- a CDS encoding DUF3107 domain-containing protein translates to MEVKIGVQHAPREIVLESGQSAEEVERAVAEALTGKSALLSLTDEHGRKVLIPADRLAYVDIGESAVRKVGFSAL, encoded by the coding sequence GTGGAGGTCAAGATCGGCGTGCAGCACGCGCCCCGCGAGATCGTTCTGGAGAGCGGTCAGAGTGCCGAGGAGGTCGAGCGTGCCGTTGCCGAGGCGCTGACCGGCAAGTCGGCGCTGCTGAGCCTCACGGACGAGCACGGCCGCAAGGTCCTGATCCCGGCCGACCGTCTCGCCTACGTCGACATCGGCGAGTCGGCCGTCCGCAAGGTGGGCTTCAGCGCGCTGTAG
- a CDS encoding alpha/beta fold hydrolase, producing MSRPSTFTPPPGARAHLLRTPRGEFAVIEAGTAVKGTVLLVPGFTGSKEDFIGLHEPLAEAGYRTVAVDGRGQYESPGDVDDEAPYAQVELARDLLAQAETVSDGSPVHLVGHSLGGQISRAALLLDASPFASLTLMSSGPAQISVGQQQRVKLLRDALAVMDMQQVWDAIQAMEAPEPEETQTGALDEGLDDRAELRRRWLATSPAQLIATGRQLCAEPDRVAELAAVTLPKHVLSGERDDTWPIPILDDMAVRLHAHRTIIRDAEHSPNTDQPKATADALIGFWDRIAR from the coding sequence ATGAGCCGTCCCTCGACCTTCACCCCTCCCCCCGGCGCCCGTGCACACCTTCTGCGCACCCCTCGTGGGGAGTTCGCGGTGATCGAGGCGGGGACGGCGGTCAAGGGGACCGTGCTGCTGGTGCCGGGGTTCACCGGGAGCAAAGAGGACTTCATCGGACTTCATGAGCCGTTGGCGGAGGCGGGGTACCGGACGGTCGCGGTGGACGGACGCGGGCAGTACGAGAGCCCGGGTGACGTGGACGACGAAGCGCCGTACGCGCAGGTGGAGTTGGCGCGGGACCTCCTCGCTCAGGCGGAGACCGTGAGCGACGGCAGCCCCGTGCACCTCGTGGGCCACTCCCTCGGCGGCCAGATCTCCCGCGCCGCCCTCCTGCTGGACGCCTCCCCCTTCGCCTCACTCACGCTGATGTCCTCGGGCCCCGCCCAGATCTCGGTCGGCCAGCAGCAGCGCGTGAAGCTGTTGCGGGACGCCCTGGCCGTGATGGACATGCAGCAGGTGTGGGACGCCATCCAGGCGATGGAGGCGCCGGAGCCGGAGGAGACCCAGACAGGCGCCCTCGACGAGGGGCTGGACGACCGCGCCGAACTGCGCCGCCGCTGGCTCGCCACGAGCCCCGCCCAACTCATCGCCACGGGCCGCCAGCTCTGCGCGGAGCCCGACCGCGTCGCCGAACTCGCCGCCGTGACCCTGCCCAAGCACGTCCTGTCCGGCGAACGCGACGACACCTGGCCGATCCCGATCCTCGACGACATGGCCGTACGCCTGCACGCGCACCGCACGATCATCCGCGACGCCGAGCACTCCCCCAACACGGACCAGCCGAAGGCGACGGCGGACGCCCTGATCGGCTTCTGGGACCGGATCGCCCGCTGA
- a CDS encoding DUF6758 family protein, whose product MRGEPSCPKCGGRVRAPGLFADSWQCAVHGTVHPLQPVIPPSVEALSVVVHRAKVPVWMPWPLPVGWLFTGAAFAGDDRSGGRATAVACSGPGPLGGVGELVLIAEELGVGLGSRYAGIDGPDPGPYLSVEKPPQAKVLAAGRPTPLWHVTGTPDDRAVFAGEALGLWLWAIVWPEQTGLLMYDELVLTDLRDAGAEVELLPCGALSPRILEP is encoded by the coding sequence ATGAGGGGCGAACCCAGTTGCCCGAAGTGTGGTGGCCGGGTCAGGGCTCCCGGCCTCTTTGCCGACTCCTGGCAGTGCGCTGTGCATGGGACGGTGCACCCGCTGCAGCCCGTGATCCCGCCCAGCGTCGAGGCGCTCAGTGTCGTGGTGCACCGTGCCAAGGTGCCGGTCTGGATGCCGTGGCCCCTGCCCGTGGGCTGGCTGTTCACGGGTGCCGCCTTCGCCGGGGACGACCGCAGCGGCGGCCGGGCCACGGCCGTGGCCTGCTCCGGCCCTGGCCCGCTCGGCGGCGTAGGAGAACTCGTCCTCATCGCGGAGGAACTCGGCGTCGGCCTCGGCTCGCGGTACGCGGGCATCGACGGGCCTGACCCCGGGCCGTATCTGAGCGTCGAGAAACCGCCGCAGGCGAAGGTGCTCGCCGCGGGGCGGCCGACGCCGCTGTGGCATGTCACCGGTACGCCGGACGACCGTGCGGTCTTCGCCGGGGAGGCGCTCGGGTTGTGGCTGTGGGCGATCGTGTGGCCCGAGCAGACCGGGTTGTTGATGTACGACGAGCTGGTGCTGACGGATCTGCGGGATGCGGGGGCGGAGGTGGAGCTGCTGCCGTGCGGGGCGCTCTCGCCGCGGATCCTTGAGCCGTAG
- a CDS encoding ferritin-like domain-containing protein, with the protein MRFMTTSDKPENAGGTESADTADTAGVTGIAAQDWARASADPQYRAAVVDLLGALAYGEMAAFERLAEDAKLAPTLADKAELAKMAAAEFHHFERLRDRLTEVGEEPTRAMEPFVDALDGFHKQTAPSDWLEGLVKAYVGDSIASDFYREVAAHLDSDTRGLVLAVLDDTGHAGFAVEKVRAAIDADPRVGGRLALWARRLMGEALSQSQRVVADRDALSTMLVGGVADGFDLAEVGRMFSRITEAHTKRMAALGLAA; encoded by the coding sequence GTGCGCTTCATGACCACGTCTGACAAGCCTGAGAACGCCGGCGGCACCGAGTCCGCCGACACCGCCGACACCGCCGGGGTCACCGGGATCGCCGCCCAGGACTGGGCCCGGGCCTCCGCCGACCCGCAGTACCGCGCCGCGGTCGTGGACCTGCTCGGAGCGCTGGCGTACGGAGAGATGGCGGCGTTCGAGCGGCTCGCGGAGGACGCGAAACTGGCGCCGACCCTCGCCGACAAGGCGGAGCTGGCGAAGATGGCGGCGGCCGAGTTCCACCACTTCGAGAGGCTCCGGGACCGGCTCACCGAGGTCGGTGAGGAGCCGACACGCGCCATGGAGCCCTTCGTCGACGCGCTCGACGGCTTCCACAAGCAGACCGCCCCGTCGGACTGGCTGGAGGGGCTCGTCAAGGCGTACGTCGGCGACTCGATCGCCAGTGACTTCTACCGGGAGGTCGCGGCGCACCTCGACTCGGACACGCGCGGGCTGGTGCTCGCCGTGCTCGACGACACCGGGCACGCCGGGTTCGCCGTGGAGAAGGTGCGGGCGGCGATCGACGCGGACCCGCGCGTGGGCGGGCGACTGGCGCTGTGGGCACGGCGGTTGATGGGGGAGGCGCTGTCGCAGTCGCAGCGGGTCGTCGCCGACCGGGATGCCCTGTCCACCATGTTGGTGGGGGGTGTCGCCGACGGCTTCGATCTGGCCGAGGTGGGGCGGATGTTCTCGCGGATCACCGAGGCGCACACGAAGCGGATGGCTGCGCTGGGCCTCGCGGCCTGA
- a CDS encoding NYN domain-containing protein — protein MNDDLTALGGRIDRTNELLHRMLAEVAKTPSTHAIFVDAGYLYAAVGRLVAGTEDRRSFDLDAEGLIDALIDKARTIFADSRLLRVYWYDGARRRIHTAEQQSIAELPDVKVRLGNLNANNQQKGVDSLIRTDLESLARHRAISDAALIGGDEDLVSAVEAAQGYGARVHLWGIEAPEGRNQADPLLWEVDSQRTFDLDFFKPYVSRRAAPSYEAATGARPTREDVRFVGAQIAAKWLGSRGRESLQELLHGHPYLPGSVDQDLLVEAEGLLQYSLRGQADLRRALRDGFWEHLRAQY, from the coding sequence ATGAACGACGACCTCACGGCGCTCGGCGGCCGCATCGACCGTACGAACGAGCTGCTGCACCGCATGCTCGCCGAGGTGGCGAAGACGCCCTCGACGCACGCGATCTTCGTCGATGCCGGGTATCTGTACGCGGCCGTGGGACGGCTCGTCGCGGGCACCGAGGACCGCCGCTCCTTCGACCTCGACGCCGAAGGCCTCATCGACGCGCTGATCGACAAGGCGCGCACGATCTTCGCGGACAGCCGGCTGCTGCGGGTCTACTGGTACGACGGGGCGCGCCGCCGCATCCATACGGCGGAACAGCAGTCGATCGCCGAACTGCCGGACGTCAAGGTGCGGCTGGGCAACCTCAACGCCAACAACCAGCAGAAGGGCGTCGACTCCCTCATCCGCACCGACCTGGAGTCACTGGCCCGGCATCGCGCGATCAGTGACGCGGCCCTCATCGGCGGTGACGAGGACCTGGTGTCGGCGGTCGAGGCTGCGCAGGGATACGGGGCCCGGGTCCACCTCTGGGGCATCGAGGCACCCGAGGGCCGCAACCAGGCCGATCCGCTGCTCTGGGAGGTCGACAGTCAGCGGACCTTCGACCTCGACTTCTTCAAGCCGTATGTGTCACGGCGGGCCGCTCCCTCCTACGAAGCCGCCACCGGCGCCCGGCCCACCCGCGAGGACGTCCGCTTCGTCGGCGCCCAGATCGCCGCGAAGTGGCTCGGCTCCCGTGGCCGGGAGAGCCTCCAGGAGCTTCTCCACGGCCACCCGTACCTCCCCGGCTCCGTCGACCAGGACCTGCTCGTCGAGGCGGAGGGGCTGCTCCAGTACTCGCTGCGGGGGCAGGCGGACCTGAGACGGGCACTGCGGGACGGGTTCTGGGAACATTTGCGGGCGCAGTACTAG
- a CDS encoding DEAD/DEAH box helicase has product MTLPVALTGTDVIGQAKTGTGKTLGFGLPLLERVVVPADVEAGRAEPEALTDAPQALVVVPTRELCTQVTNDLLTAGKVRNVRVLAIYGGRAYEPQVEALKKGVDVIVGTPGRLLDLAGQKKLNLKHIKALVLDEADEMLDLGFLPDVEKIINMLPARRQTMLFSATMPGAVIGLARRYMSQPTHISATAPDDAGKTVANTKQHIYRAHNMDKPELVARILQAEGRGLVMVFCRTKRTAADLADQLQQRGFASGAVHGDLGQGAREQALRAFRNGKVDVLVCTDVAARGIDVEGVTHVINYQSPEDEKTYLHRIGRTGRAGAKGIAITLVDWDDIPRWQLINKALDLGFNDPPETYSTSPHLFEELSIPAGTKGVLPRSERTRAGLGAEELEDLGETGGRGPRGRGGRSAAPAPAERERERPARAPRRRRRMRGGETVDGVSPEATAPTSVTEPSEAAQPPVTDSAESEPRTPRRRRRTRAGVTPAAEAAVETAESTPAERAEAVVETVAATPTESAEAVEEAAEPRRRRTRKAAEAVVEAAPTAEAALDTAEGTTDTEPAAEAPAKPRRRTRKAAAPAEAVVEETAAEETASKPRRRTRKAAEAVESVLEDAVAEDAAPKPRRRTRKAAEAVVEAAPTAEAALDTAEGTTEAESADEAPAKPRRRTRKAAVAVVEAPEAVTAESADEAPAKPRRRTRKAAEAVVEATDAAEAAVDTVEATKPRRRTRKTAATVEAAVPAQPTEEQATKPRRTRKAAVPAAAAETGEAPAPRRRTRKAVAAVEPTEG; this is encoded by the coding sequence ATGACGCTCCCGGTCGCCCTCACCGGCACCGACGTCATCGGCCAGGCCAAGACCGGCACCGGCAAGACGCTCGGCTTCGGCCTCCCGCTCCTCGAGCGCGTCGTCGTCCCCGCCGACGTCGAGGCCGGCCGCGCCGAGCCCGAGGCCCTCACCGACGCTCCGCAGGCGCTCGTCGTCGTCCCCACGCGCGAGCTGTGCACACAGGTCACCAACGACCTGCTGACCGCGGGCAAGGTCCGTAACGTACGCGTTCTCGCCATCTACGGCGGCCGGGCCTACGAGCCTCAGGTCGAGGCCCTCAAGAAGGGCGTCGACGTGATCGTCGGCACCCCGGGCCGTCTTCTGGACCTCGCGGGCCAGAAGAAGCTCAACCTCAAGCACATCAAGGCGCTCGTCCTGGACGAGGCCGACGAGATGCTCGACCTGGGCTTCCTGCCCGACGTCGAGAAGATCATCAACATGCTGCCGGCCCGCCGCCAGACGATGCTGTTCTCGGCCACCATGCCGGGCGCGGTCATCGGCCTCGCGCGCCGCTACATGTCGCAGCCCACGCACATCAGCGCCACGGCGCCGGACGACGCGGGCAAGACGGTCGCGAACACGAAGCAGCACATCTACCGCGCGCACAACATGGACAAGCCCGAGCTGGTCGCGCGCATACTGCAGGCCGAGGGCCGCGGTCTCGTGATGGTCTTCTGCCGTACGAAGCGGACGGCGGCCGATCTGGCCGACCAGCTCCAGCAGCGCGGCTTCGCCTCCGGCGCGGTCCACGGCGACCTCGGCCAGGGAGCGCGCGAGCAAGCTCTGCGCGCCTTCCGCAACGGCAAGGTGGACGTCCTCGTCTGCACCGACGTCGCCGCGCGCGGTATCGACGTCGAGGGTGTCACCCACGTCATCAACTACCAGTCCCCCGAGGACGAGAAGACGTACCTGCACCGCATCGGCCGTACGGGCCGCGCGGGTGCCAAGGGCATCGCGATCACTCTCGTCGACTGGGACGACATCCCGCGCTGGCAGCTCATCAACAAGGCGCTGGACCTGGGGTTCAACGACCCGCCGGAGACGTACTCCACCTCCCCGCACCTCTTCGAGGAACTGAGCATCCCCGCGGGCACCAAGGGTGTCCTGCCGCGCTCGGAGCGCACGCGCGCCGGGCTCGGGGCGGAGGAACTGGAAGACCTCGGTGAGACGGGCGGGCGCGGTCCGCGCGGTCGTGGCGGCCGTTCCGCCGCCCCGGCGCCCGCCGAGCGCGAGCGTGAGCGCCCGGCGCGTGCGCCGCGTCGCCGCCGCCGTATGCGCGGTGGCGAAACCGTCGACGGGGTCTCCCCGGAGGCCACCGCGCCCACCTCGGTCACAGAGCCCTCGGAGGCCGCGCAGCCGCCGGTCACCGACTCCGCCGAGTCCGAGCCCCGTACGCCACGCCGTCGCCGCCGGACCCGCGCCGGGGTGACCCCCGCTGCGGAAGCCGCGGTCGAGACGGCCGAGAGCACGCCCGCCGAGCGGGCCGAGGCCGTGGTCGAGACCGTCGCGGCCACGCCCACCGAGTCGGCCGAGGCCGTCGAGGAGGCCGCCGAGCCGCGCCGCCGCCGCACGCGCAAGGCCGCGGAGGCCGTGGTCGAGGCCGCGCCCACCGCCGAAGCCGCGCTCGACACGGCCGAGGGCACGACCGACACGGAGCCGGCCGCCGAGGCCCCTGCCAAGCCGCGCCGCCGCACCCGCAAGGCTGCCGCACCCGCCGAGGCCGTGGTCGAGGAGACCGCCGCCGAGGAGACCGCGTCGAAGCCGCGCCGTCGGACTCGCAAGGCCGCGGAGGCGGTCGAGAGCGTGCTCGAGGACGCTGTCGCCGAGGATGCCGCGCCGAAGCCGCGCCGCCGGACCCGCAAGGCGGCGGAGGCCGTGGTCGAGGCCGCGCCCACCGCCGAAGCCGCGCTCGACACGGCCGAGGGCACGACCGAAGCCGAGTCGGCGGACGAGGCTCCGGCCAAGCCGCGCCGCCGCACCCGCAAGGCCGCGGTCGCCGTGGTGGAGGCTCCGGAAGCCGTGACCGCCGAGTCGGCGGACGAGGCTCCGGCCAAGCCCCGTCGCCGTACGCGCAAGGCCGCGGAGGCCGTCGTCGAGGCGACGGACGCCGCCGAGGCCGCCGTCGACACGGTCGAGGCCACGAAGCCGCGCCGCCGCACGCGCAAGACGGCTGCGACGGTCGAGGCCGCGGTTCCGGCCCAGCCGACGGAGGAGCAGGCCACGAAGCCGCGTCGGACGCGGAAGGCCGCGGTTCCGGCTGCCGCCGCGGAGACGGGCGAGGCTCCGGCGCCGCGTCGTCGGACGCGGAAGGCTGTGGCCGCCGTGGAGCCCACGGAGGGCTGA
- a CDS encoding MarC family protein, producing the protein MFDLAVFGSLFLTLFVIMDPPGITPIFLGLTAGRPARTQKRMAFQAVCVAGGVITVFGLLGHQILDYLHVSVPALMIAGGLLLLLIALDLLTGKTDEPKQTKDVNVALVPLGMPLLAGPGAIVSVILAVQKADGVAGHVSVWAAILAIHVVLWLTMRYSLLIIRVIKDGGVVLVTRLAGMMLSAIAVQQIINGVTQVVRGG; encoded by the coding sequence GTGTTCGATCTCGCCGTCTTCGGCTCCCTTTTCCTCACTCTCTTTGTGATCATGGATCCCCCTGGGATCACCCCGATCTTCCTCGGGCTCACCGCCGGGCGGCCCGCCCGGACGCAGAAGCGGATGGCGTTCCAGGCCGTTTGCGTGGCCGGGGGCGTCATCACCGTCTTCGGGCTGCTGGGGCACCAGATCCTGGACTATCTGCATGTGTCCGTGCCGGCGCTGATGATCGCGGGTGGGCTGCTGCTTCTGTTGATCGCGCTGGATCTGCTGACCGGCAAGACGGACGAGCCGAAGCAGACCAAGGACGTGAACGTCGCGCTCGTGCCGCTGGGGATGCCGTTGCTGGCCGGCCCCGGTGCGATCGTGTCGGTGATCCTGGCCGTGCAGAAGGCGGACGGTGTGGCCGGTCACGTGTCCGTGTGGGCCGCGATCCTGGCGATCCATGTGGTGCTGTGGCTGACGATGCGGTACTCGCTGCTGATCATCCGGGTCATCAAGGACGGTGGCGTGGTGCTGGTGACCCGGCTCGCGGGCATGATGCTCTCCGCGATCGCCGTGCAGCAGATCATCAACGGCGTCACTCAGGTCGTGCGGGGCGGTTGA
- a CDS encoding PHP domain-containing protein — translation MRIDLHSHSTASDGTDTPAELVRKARATGLDVVALTDHDTTRGHAEAIAALPEGLTLVTGAELSCRLDGVSMHMLAYLFDPEEPDLLAERELVRDDRVPRARGMMAKLNELGVPVTWEQVARIAGDGSVGRPHVATALVELGVVPTVSDAFTEQWLADGGRAYVEKHETDPFEAIRLIKGAGGVAVFAHPAAVKRGRTVPESAIAELAAAGLDGIEVDHMEHDPATRARLRGLAKELGLLTTGSSDYHGSRKTCVLGEYTTDPEVYGEITRRATGAFPVPGAGGAR, via the coding sequence GTGCGTATCGATCTGCACAGTCACTCCACGGCCTCCGACGGTACGGACACCCCGGCCGAGCTGGTGCGCAAGGCGCGGGCGACCGGGCTGGACGTCGTCGCGCTGACCGACCACGACACCACGCGCGGGCACGCCGAGGCGATCGCCGCGCTGCCGGAGGGGCTCACGCTGGTCACCGGTGCCGAGCTGTCCTGCCGGCTGGACGGTGTCAGCATGCACATGCTGGCCTATCTGTTCGACCCCGAGGAGCCCGATCTGCTCGCCGAGCGCGAGCTGGTCCGGGACGACCGGGTGCCGCGGGCCCGCGGGATGATGGCCAAGCTCAACGAACTGGGCGTGCCCGTGACCTGGGAGCAGGTCGCACGGATCGCCGGGGACGGTTCCGTGGGGCGGCCGCACGTGGCCACCGCCCTCGTCGAACTCGGCGTCGTACCGACCGTGAGCGACGCCTTCACCGAGCAGTGGCTCGCCGACGGCGGCCGCGCCTACGTGGAGAAGCACGAGACCGACCCCTTCGAGGCGATCCGGCTGATCAAGGGGGCCGGCGGCGTCGCCGTCTTCGCCCACCCCGCCGCCGTCAAGCGCGGCCGGACCGTACCGGAGTCCGCCATCGCCGAGCTGGCCGCCGCCGGGCTCGACGGTATCGAGGTCGACCACATGGAGCACGACCCGGCGACCAGGGCGCGGCTGCGCGGCCTGGCGAAGGAGCTGGGGCTCCTCACCACCGGGTCCTCGGACTACCACGGCAGCCGCAAGACCTGCGTACTCGGCGAGTACACGACCGACCCCGAGGTGTACGGGGAGATCACACGACGGGCCACCGGAGCGTTTCCCGTCCCGGGGGCCGGCGGAGCCCGCTAG
- a CDS encoding DUF3152 domain-containing protein produces the protein MGAPYRGPGEAASPGAPHGVPPERSGRRIPIPRQRQETMPPGGPRQAYLDAFDEVDDVLAPGRTHRLAPDADADGQVEVALEEKPLRGQVPRETAPQEKPLRDEPELAETAKGGKGRAFAGIAAAAVTTVLAVVVGGQVAGGQDGTATQPQAADAGERDVRDASRSDSRPTQSGRPSPSPSATPLSYDEKMGTKYTLAADLAGNGKFEAVRGFDKAPGTGRKYRYRVDVEKGLGLDAGLFAEAVQKTLNDDRSWAHSGGRTFERISSGTPDFVITLASPGTTAIWCAKSGLDTTVDNVSCDSAATERVMINAYRWAQGSKTYGDQIHAYRQMLINHEIGHRLGNRHVTCDKDGELAPVMQQQSKFLTYDGITCKANPWPFPGS, from the coding sequence ATGGGGGCCCCGTATCGTGGGCCGGGCGAGGCGGCATCCCCCGGCGCCCCGCACGGCGTGCCTCCCGAGCGGTCCGGCCGCCGTATCCCCATTCCCCGGCAGCGGCAGGAGACCATGCCTCCCGGTGGCCCCCGCCAGGCCTATCTGGACGCCTTCGACGAGGTCGACGACGTCTTGGCACCCGGTCGGACACACCGTCTCGCGCCGGATGCCGATGCCGACGGCCAGGTCGAGGTGGCCCTCGAAGAGAAGCCGTTGCGGGGGCAGGTACCGCGAGAGACGGCGCCGCAGGAGAAGCCGCTGCGTGACGAGCCCGAGCTCGCGGAGACGGCGAAGGGCGGCAAGGGGCGGGCGTTCGCCGGGATCGCCGCCGCCGCGGTCACCACCGTGCTGGCGGTCGTCGTGGGCGGCCAGGTGGCCGGCGGGCAGGACGGCACCGCCACACAGCCGCAGGCCGCCGACGCCGGTGAGCGTGATGTGCGCGACGCCTCGCGCAGCGACAGCCGGCCCACCCAGTCCGGTCGGCCGAGCCCCAGTCCGAGCGCGACCCCGCTGTCGTACGACGAGAAGATGGGCACGAAGTACACGCTCGCCGCGGACCTCGCGGGGAACGGGAAGTTCGAGGCGGTCAGGGGCTTCGACAAGGCGCCGGGGACGGGTCGGAAATACCGCTACCGGGTCGATGTCGAGAAGGGACTCGGGCTGGACGCGGGGCTGTTCGCCGAGGCCGTGCAGAAGACCCTGAACGACGACCGGAGCTGGGCCCACAGCGGTGGCCGTACGTTCGAGCGGATCTCCTCCGGGACACCCGACTTCGTGATCACGCTGGCCAGTCCGGGCACCACCGCGATCTGGTGTGCCAAGTCGGGACTCGACACCACTGTGGACAACGTGTCCTGTGATTCGGCCGCCACGGAGCGCGTGATGATCAACGCGTACCGCTGGGCCCAGGGCTCGAAGACATACGGCGATCAGATCCACGCGTACCGGCAGATGCTGATCAACCACGAGATCGGCCACCGCCTCGGCAACCGCCATGTGACCTGCGACAAGGACGGCGAACTCGCGCCCGTCATGCAGCAGCAGAGCAAGTTCCTCACCTACGACGGGATCACGTGCAAGGCCAATCCCTGGCCGTTCCCCGGGAGTTGA